The region TGCATGGCGGCGCCTCAGTCGCACTCGCTGAGACCGTTGCAAGCATCGGCGCATATGCGCTTGTTGATCTACATAAGGAAAATGTTGTAGGATTGGAGATTAATGCCAACCATGTCCGCTCCGTCCGCAGCGGGACGGTGACGGCAACGGGCACGGTGCTGCACCGCGGGCGGACGACGATGGTGTGGGACGTGCGCATCACGAACGAGCAAGGGGAGCTCGTCTGCATCTCCCGCTGTACGATCGCCATCATTCGAAAAAGCTAGCTCTGACGCTAGCTTTTTCCTTTATCGCGAACCGGTTGACGAACGCTTTAACAGCGCCGGCCGCAGATTTAATGAAGCAGAAACACCGGCTCGTCGCTTTTTTCATCCAGATCAACCGTTAAATTGCCGCCGTCGAAATACCATTGGTCACCCTCTTCCACAAAAAAGGTGATGCCGTCCACCGTCGTCTGCGCTGCGGGTTCATCCGCGGACTCTTCTTTGCTCACGCCAAGCGAGAACCCTTTTTGCACCGTGCTGCATCCCCCATAGCGGACAAAAAAGCGGATCGCATCGCCCGGCTTCAGCCCGAGCTCTCGCTTGTACCAATCGAACGCTTTTTTGGTGATCACAATGTTCATGGCTTCCCCTCCTCACTTGTTTATTATAAGTGAATGGACGGCGCCGGTAAAACGATTGTGTGAACATTGGCTGACAATTTGAGGATGAAACAATTTCCAAAAAATAGATTAACCTAGCCTTGACTGACTCGAGTAAAATGCCGGCCGACGGCGAACAGTAAAAGTGAGGGGGTGAAGAGAGTGAGCAAGAAGCGGCCGTTTGCGCCAAGCTATGAATCGGATGGGGTGATGGGCGAAAAGAAAGAACAACGCCCGCGCCGTTCCAACCGTCGGCCAGTTGACAAACAAGCGCCTGATTTTTTCAACACGACGCCATCGAGCGAATAAAAACGCCGAATCGAGCGGGCGATGGTTGAACATCGCGCTGTTTTGTGAATAAAGTAGCCAGTAGGCTGCTTTTTTTATGACACCTACTATACAAATGGGCCGGTCCGCGCTATCATTACTTGAGGGACATCTTTTTCGAAAGGAGTGGCGTTTTCGTATATGAGTAGTTCAAGCCCGAACGAACCGGAACCGGAATATAGCGGGGAACGCGGCCTGTTCCTTTTCTTGCCGGCTGCTCATCATACGAAAACGGGCTCCGGATGGAAAGGAAGAGGCGCCGCCTTCCTCGCGTGAAAAGGAGGAAGGATGCCAGATGATGAAAATGTATTTGTCCGATGCCAGCGGCAAAATGCGCGAAATCGATCATATTGAAAATGGCTGCTGGATCAATCTCGTCGCCCCGACGGAAGACGAAATTCGCTACATCGCCCACCATTTGGACATTCCGATCGATTCGATCAAAGACGCGTTGGACGACGAGGAGCGATCGCGCGTCGAAAAGGAAGACAACCATGTGCTCATTATCGTCGACATTCCGATTGTCGCTCATGATGAAGTAGACGGCCCGATTTACGAAACGATTCCGATCGGCATGATCATTACGAACACGTGCTTTATTACGGTTTGCTTGCAGGAGAATCCGATTTTCGAAGAATTCTCCAAAAACAAAATCAAAAACTTTTACACGTTTATGAAGACGCGGTTTGCGTTGCAGATGCTGTACATGATTTCCACGTATTATTTGCGCTACTTGAAGCAAATCAACCGGCGGACGAGCGAAATCGAAAAGGAATTGCACCAATCGATGAAAAACAAGGAGCTGTTTTCGCTTCTCAGCATGGAAAAAAGCTTAGTGTATTTCATGACGTCGCTGAAGGCGAACAACATCGTCATGGAGCGGCTCATGCGCCTCAACTATTTGCGCATGTACGAAGATGACCA is a window of Geobacillus kaustophilus DNA encoding:
- a CDS encoding magnesium transporter CorA family protein, which produces MMKMYLSDASGKMREIDHIENGCWINLVAPTEDEIRYIAHHLDIPIDSIKDALDDEERSRVEKEDNHVLIIVDIPIVAHDEVDGPIYETIPIGMIITNTCFITVCLQENPIFEEFSKNKIKNFYTFMKTRFALQMLYMISTYYLRYLKQINRRTSEIEKELHQSMKNKELFSLLSMEKSLVYFMTSLKANNIVMERLMRLNYLRMYEDDQDLLQDVIIENKQAIEMAEVYSSILSGMMDAFASVISNNLNIVMKFLTAITIVISLPTMVASFYGMNVPIPYQHSPYAFLIAMALAGSLSAATAYIFWKKRYF
- a CDS encoding PaaI family thioesterase; the encoded protein is MIDLAVVKEMAKHTLIDTLGIEIVEIGEGRVVATMPVDWRTHQPAGLLHGGASVALAETVASIGAYALVDLHKENVVGLEINANHVRSVRSGTVTATGTVLHRGRTTMVWDVRITNEQGELVCISRCTIAIIRKS
- a CDS encoding HesB/YadR/YfhF family protein is translated as MNIVITKKAFDWYKRELGLKPGDAIRFFVRYGGCSTVQKGFSLGVSKEESADEPAAQTTVDGITFFVEEGDQWYFDGGNLTVDLDEKSDEPVFLLH